GTAACTGATATCACCACTCAGAACAGCATCCTTTTCTCAACTGAATTTATTGGTGAACAAAAGCTAAGTTTTTCACCTCGTGGCCCACATATGTACAACCTTCCTGGCATTTTATCCCGTAAAAAACAGCTGTTACCTGAAATTTTAAGAATATTGGAAGAGCTGTCGCACAAATAAAAATACCCGCCACTTTGGGCGGGTTTATTGTTTTGGGCGGGTATTCCCTGCTCTATGTCGGCGTTTTTATATTATGTTCCTAAAAGCTGTAAGATTGTTCGTGGCCGTAAATTTGCCTGAGCAAGCATCGCAGTACCACTCTGTACAAGAATTTGATCCTTGGTTAAGTCTACCATTGTTTCAGCCATATCAGCGTCGCGTATACGGCTTTCAGATGCCTGAATGTTTTCATACGCATTCATCAAGCCTTTTGCTGCATGTTCTAATCTGTTATAGTAAGCACCTAAGTCAGCACGCTGTTTGGCTATCTTCTGCAAGGCTTCGTCTATGATACCAATAGTTCTGTTGGCACCCTCGGCAGTTGAAAGATTTGCCAAAAACTTCCCGGTTTTTTCTCGTAAATTCAATCCCAATGAAGTCATGGTTCCAATGTATACTCTTTCCCGCTGATGCATATTGGGGCCCATATGGAACCACATACTTGCCTTTGGATTGGTTCGTGAGAAATCACCAAGCAAAAGTTTAAATTTGTTGAATTCAGCCTGGGATGCAATTCGGTCAATCTCATCAACCAGAGCTGATACTTCAACCTGGATGAGCTGTCTGTCTTCAAGCGTATAAATACCGTTGGAAGACTGTACAGCCAGAACCCTGATTCGCTGGAGAATTGTTGCAGTCTGATTCAAATACCCTTCAGCAGTCTGTACAAACGACATGCCATCTTCAGTATTTCGTTCAGCCTGACGCAAACCCTGAATCTGAGTCCTCATTTTTTCTGAAACAGCCAGACCTGAAGCATCATCTCCTGCGCGGTTGATACGCATACCGGATGATAGCTTTTCCATTGATTTGTCAACGTCCCAGTGTTTAAACTTCAGGACCTTGTTAGAATTAATGGCTGTTAGATTGTGGTTAATAATCATACACACACTCCTTTGTGTTAAATTTTCCCTGATCTCCCTATCAGGGGTAAAACCGGGTTGGTGATCTTCAAAAAGGGAATACCCTTTTTTGTTTCACTACAACCCCCTGTCCCTCATTTTAACTGGCAAATGCTCCATCTTTAAAAATGAAGTACATGGCGTTGCAGCTACTTAATTTAAGTTTTCAAAGAACCTTACAGCTTATAGTGATGTTCGGTAGTAATATCCACATTATTAAAGGCTGTTAAATCCATTTATATCTATTTAAAACCATTTATAGCAATATATGGCATATTTTCATTCATTTTTATCTATATTAGTAAAATTTATACATATTTTCCCTTAATCATCATTTCGGAATCTGAAAATTTTGCTTTAGAAATTTTTTAAAAAAATTTATTTCATTTTTTCACTAATTATTCCTAAATGTGGCAATTTGAATAAAATATAAAATAGTGGGTGTCCCAAAAGACACCTCTTTGCAATGACTTTTGCCTTCCTGTCATTGCGAGGAACGAAGTGACGAAGCAATCTTGCTTTTGAGCGGCATTGAGATTGCTTCACTTCGTTCGCAATGACATTGCGCTCACGCCATTGCATGCCCTACCCGTTTCTTTTGAGACGGCCCCTATTTTCATTATGAAATTTTTTAAGGAATTATTACTATCATTTTTTCATTCCTTCCACGTTGCATAGCAATTACTCTAAAGTTATTAATGAAAATAATTTTATAGTTTTTAAGTAAAACACCATCTTCAAATTTCGTAATGAGCTATCTTAGTTCCCTTTTTAAAAGGGATAGTTTCTGAAATATTATCATTAATGCCTAAAAAAAAGAATAAACTTGACAATATTTAGTCGAATATTAGAATAGGTAGGCTATTTTTAGCATATAGCATGTTTTATATTTTAATGTTTCATACTATACTAATACATCTCAAATACCACAAAAAGGTTGTTGTAAATTTATGGGATTGAATCCGTTCAAAGAGTCAAATATAAGTGACCTCCAGAAACAACTACAAGATCTCATATCTGAGAGGTGGGGTCATATCCGCAATAAACTGTTAACTCAGTGGGAATCTATTAAAAAAAGAGGAAATGAGCGATTAACCATTATGGTTATTCCTCATTCAGAGAAAAAGATTGTCAATTTACATGTTACTCTTTTTGCACTGACGGGTATTATTGTATCTTTAATACTTATATTAACCTTAACATCAATTTTTATCATCAATCATACATCTACAATAAAAGAGGTGTCCCGGCTGAAGATGTATGGTTCAAACTCTAAAATTCAGATAGCAAAGTATAAAGAAGAAATTAATAAATTATATGATATATTCCAGCGATTAAAACCGGAACTATCGTACCTCTATTCATTAACACCGGGTAACAGGGCTGATACTCTGTGGGCAAAAGGCGGTGTGTCTGAAAATATTGATGTTGAGCAGGAACAGCCCTCTCCACCTATCGAAATTTTAAACATTGAGGAAATGGTACAGGATTTAGAAACTGCAAAAGACGTTCTTAAAGATATTAAGAAATTTATGCGCGAGCGGCGTAAGGTTATTGAAAACACCCCATCTATGTGGCCTGTAGATGGCTTTGTCATTGCCCGATATGGGATACGGACATCTCCCTACACATTCCAGAAAGAATTTCATGAGGGTGTTGATATAGCATCATTCCCGGGCGCTCCTATTAAAGTTACTGCACCAGGTGTTGTTGAATCTGTAAGATGGGATAACCAGTTAGGATTGTCTGTATCGGTAAAACATAAATATGGTTTTGTTACAGTATATTCCCATTGTCAGAGGGTTACTGTTGAAGAAGGACAAAAGGTTACTAAAGGTGAAGTCATTGGCTATGTTGGGAAAACTGGCAATGCTACACGCCATATATGTTTTTATCAAATTAAAATTGGAACAGAGTTTGTAGATCCTCTTCCCTACTTAAATAAAGTTGTTAATCAATAACGTTTATTCTTCTTCACTTCGCTTGCTGACAAGCAGTTCATCAGGGATTTCTTCTATCTTTTCGCCTATCTGTACTGCAACCCTGTTACCAATAACCCCCGGGCGGCACTTATATTTCTTTCTTCCGCCTACTTTTACCGTCATATCTGAATTTATCTTAGTATTGGGGAGTTTAATCACATCACCAACTTGAATGGCAAGTAACTCTTCCATAGTTATTTCTACTTCACCAACCTCAACCACTATGGGCAATTCTACCGTTTCAAGACGGCTTTGAATTATAGCAGCATTTTCATCAGTTGCACCTTTACGGATACTTGAATACCAGTACTGAGCAGATAACTTTGAAATAACTGGCTCTATGGTAATGTAGGGTATACACAGGTTCATCATCCCTTCAACTTCGCCCACCTTTGTTTCCAGAGTCACAAGAACCACCATGTCATTTGGCGGTACAATCTGGGCAAACTGAGGATTGGTTTCAATATTACCAAGGCGTGGACGCAAATCTATGACATTTGACCATGCTTCACGAAGATTTCCCAGTATTCGCACTATAATGCCTTCCATAACAGATAACTCAATGTCAGTCAGTTCACGGCTAATCTTGGTGGATTCGCCTGTACCGCCAAAAAGTTTATCTATTATAGTAAAGGTAATTGAAGGGTCTATCTCCAGGACCGCAGAACCTTTTAATGGGTCCATATTAATGACAGCTAAAGTTGTTGGATTGGGTATGGAACGGATGAATTCTTCATAGGTAAGCTGGTCAACCGAAGCAACGTGTACACTGACAAGCGCCCGTAATTGTGCTGACAGAGCAGTAGTGGTCAAACGCGCAAAGGTTTCATGCATCATCTGTAAGGTTCGTATCTGGTCTTTGGAAAACTTATCAGGGCGCCTGAAATCATAGATTTTGACCTTACGCTGCTCTTTTACAGCAGTGTAATCTGTCGTATCCGCCTCTCCTGTTGAGATGGCAGTTAATAGGGCATCAATTTCATCCTGTGAAAGTATCTCTGTCATAGATTATTCCTTAACTATTGAAGCATCTAAATTAACTATCACCCATAAATCCTTATACGGTTCCAAAGTGTACCTGTATTTCATTATTGCAGGGAACCGTGGCCCCCATCGTTTAACCTTAACATCCACATATGCCACATTGGTCTGGGGTATTATCTGCTCATCAATTATGGAAAAGTCAATCAAATAATCAGGGCGTTCCTTCGTAATAAAATTAA
Above is a window of Spirochaetota bacterium DNA encoding:
- the fliM gene encoding flagellar motor switch protein FliM yields the protein MTEILSQDEIDALLTAISTGEADTTDYTAVKEQRKVKIYDFRRPDKFSKDQIRTLQMMHETFARLTTTALSAQLRALVSVHVASVDQLTYEEFIRSIPNPTTLAVINMDPLKGSAVLEIDPSITFTIIDKLFGGTGESTKISRELTDIELSVMEGIIVRILGNLREAWSNVIDLRPRLGNIETNPQFAQIVPPNDMVVLVTLETKVGEVEGMMNLCIPYITIEPVISKLSAQYWYSSIRKGATDENAAIIQSRLETVELPIVVEVGEVEITMEELLAIQVGDVIKLPNTKINSDMTVKVGGRKKYKCRPGVIGNRVAVQIGEKIEEIPDELLVSKRSEEE
- a CDS encoding M23 family metallopeptidase; translation: MGLNPFKESNISDLQKQLQDLISERWGHIRNKLLTQWESIKKRGNERLTIMVIPHSEKKIVNLHVTLFALTGIIVSLILILTLTSIFIINHTSTIKEVSRLKMYGSNSKIQIAKYKEEINKLYDIFQRLKPELSYLYSLTPGNRADTLWAKGGVSENIDVEQEQPSPPIEILNIEEMVQDLETAKDVLKDIKKFMRERRKVIENTPSMWPVDGFVIARYGIRTSPYTFQKEFHEGVDIASFPGAPIKVTAPGVVESVRWDNQLGLSVSVKHKYGFVTVYSHCQRVTVEEGQKVTKGEVIGYVGKTGNATRHICFYQIKIGTEFVDPLPYLNKVVNQ
- a CDS encoding flagellin: MIINHNLTAINSNKVLKFKHWDVDKSMEKLSSGMRINRAGDDASGLAVSEKMRTQIQGLRQAERNTEDGMSFVQTAEGYLNQTATILQRIRVLAVQSSNGIYTLEDRQLIQVEVSALVDEIDRIASQAEFNKFKLLLGDFSRTNPKASMWFHMGPNMHQRERVYIGTMTSLGLNLREKTGKFLANLSTAEGANRTIGIIDEALQKIAKQRADLGAYYNRLEHAAKGLMNAYENIQASESRIRDADMAETMVDLTKDQILVQSGTAMLAQANLRPRTILQLLGT